One segment of Streptomyces bathyalis DNA contains the following:
- a CDS encoding N-acetylmuramoyl-L-alanine amidase, which translates to MRAQTEEAALPGSPGTSGPVHESLDPLRRLARGAFGRVSPRGRRSRALWAAGTGVAATALLLPLVSAGPYATADQRDTSRLQQQFTDAAEEYRVPESVLLGVSYLQSRWDAHDGAPSVSGGYGPMHLTDAGTALARSATAHDGHFGSGSEDPRGDTARPARKPDAATNRARTPQTSELPARLRTAERAAKLTGVSRKQLRESTAANLRGGAALLAAAQKKLGHPLSSDPADWYGAVASYPAASERGTATAFADDVFAVMRSGEQRTTDSGQRVRLEADPGLRAGPSQADGIGQPRPRSASGEKPECPRSVSCEWLPAPYEEYTDDDGNPTYGNHDKARRPASASVDYIVVHDTEGNWDTVMDLIQDPTYVSWNYSLRSSDGHIAQHVRGKDAAWHAGNWYVNAKSVGLEHEGFLTDPDAWYTEAMYRSSARLVRYLAAKYDIPLDRQHVLGHDNVPGVTTANIPGMHTDPGPYFDWQHYFTLIGRPFVPKAAPSSKLLTIRPDYDKHRPEYTKCDDSGDPCPAHGSGAVRLHTAPDADSELVQDDGLHPGGKSTTGVNDTGARASTGQQYAVADRKGEWTAIWYLGQKAWFHNPKKQPTAVPARGKLIVPKAGKDEIPVYGRAYPEKEAYPEGIPAQELSPLPYKVKAGQAYAAGLKTRGEYLYAKEFDPDAEKFKVVRGDLTYYQIQLGHRVAFVKADDVRVTGSS; encoded by the coding sequence ATGCGAGCCCAGACCGAGGAGGCCGCCTTGCCCGGATCACCCGGAACTTCTGGTCCAGTTCACGAATCTCTCGACCCGCTCAGACGCCTCGCCCGTGGCGCATTCGGAAGGGTCTCGCCGCGCGGACGGCGCTCCCGTGCCCTGTGGGCCGCCGGCACCGGCGTCGCCGCGACGGCCCTGCTCCTCCCGCTGGTCTCCGCGGGCCCCTACGCGACGGCTGACCAGCGCGACACCTCTCGCCTCCAGCAGCAGTTCACGGATGCCGCCGAGGAGTACCGCGTCCCTGAGAGCGTGCTGCTCGGGGTCTCCTATCTGCAATCCCGCTGGGACGCGCACGACGGTGCCCCCAGCGTCTCCGGCGGCTACGGCCCCATGCACCTGACCGACGCCGGCACGGCCCTGGCCCGGTCCGCCACCGCCCACGACGGCCACTTCGGCTCCGGCTCGGAGGACCCCCGCGGCGACACGGCCCGTCCGGCGCGGAAGCCCGATGCGGCCACGAACCGCGCCCGGACTCCGCAGACCAGCGAGCTGCCGGCCCGGCTGCGCACCGCCGAGCGTGCGGCGAAGCTGACGGGCGTGTCCAGGAAGCAGCTGCGCGAGTCCACGGCCGCGAACCTGCGGGGCGGCGCGGCGCTGCTGGCGGCCGCACAGAAGAAGCTGGGCCATCCCCTCAGTTCGGATCCGGCGGACTGGTACGGGGCGGTGGCCTCCTACCCGGCCGCGTCCGAGCGCGGCACGGCCACGGCGTTCGCGGACGACGTCTTCGCTGTGATGCGTTCGGGCGAGCAGCGCACGACGGACTCCGGCCAGCGGGTCCGGCTCGAGGCCGACCCCGGTCTGCGTGCCGGCCCCTCGCAGGCGGACGGGATCGGGCAGCCCCGGCCTCGCTCCGCCTCGGGTGAGAAGCCCGAGTGTCCCCGCAGCGTCTCGTGCGAGTGGCTGCCCGCCCCGTACGAGGAGTACACGGACGACGACGGCAACCCGACCTACGGCAACCACGACAAGGCCCGAAGGCCCGCCTCCGCGTCGGTCGACTACATCGTCGTGCACGACACCGAGGGCAACTGGGACACCGTGATGGACCTGATCCAGGACCCGACATATGTGTCCTGGAACTACTCGCTGCGCTCCTCCGACGGCCACATCGCGCAGCACGTGCGGGGCAAGGACGCCGCCTGGCACGCGGGGAACTGGTACGTCAACGCCAAGTCGGTCGGCCTCGAACACGAGGGATTCCTCACCGACCCCGACGCCTGGTACACCGAGGCGATGTACCGCTCCTCGGCACGCCTGGTGCGGTATCTCGCCGCCAAGTACGACATCCCTCTGGACCGGCAGCACGTCCTGGGCCACGACAACGTGCCCGGCGTGACCACCGCCAACATCCCCGGCATGCACACGGATCCGGGTCCCTATTTCGACTGGCAGCACTACTTCACCCTGATCGGGCGGCCGTTCGTGCCGAAGGCCGCACCCAGCAGCAAGCTGCTGACCATCAGGCCGGACTACGACAAGCACCGGCCGGAGTACACCAAGTGCGACGACTCGGGCGACCCCTGCCCGGCACACGGCTCGGGCGCGGTGCGCCTGCACACGGCACCGGACGCCGACTCGGAGCTGGTCCAGGACGACGGCCTGCATCCCGGCGGCAAGTCCACCACCGGCGTCAACGACACCGGCGCGCGGGCGAGTACGGGCCAGCAGTACGCCGTGGCCGACCGCAAGGGCGAGTGGACAGCCATCTGGTATCTGGGGCAGAAGGCCTGGTTCCACAACCCGAAGAAGCAGCCCACCGCGGTTCCCGCGCGGGGCAAGCTGATCGTTCCCAAGGCCGGCAAGGACGAGATCCCCGTCTACGGACGGGCCTACCCGGAGAAGGAGGCCTACCCCGAGGGCATCCCGGCGCAGGAGCTCTCGCCGCTGCCGTACAAGGTCAAGGCGGGCCAGGCGTACGCCGCGGGGCTCAAGACGCGGGGTGAGTATCTCTACGCCAAGGAGTTCGACCCTGATGCCGAGAAGTTCAAGGTGGTGCGCGGCGATCTCACGTACTACCAGATCCAGCTGGGGCACCGCGTCGCCTTCGTCAAGGCGGACGATGTGCGGGTGACCGGCTCCTCGTAA
- a CDS encoding aminoglycoside phosphotransferase family protein has product MHPATSAVSAPHRPFRTPPYGGGSPAIPVVPTATPVSAPRAGAVRTRQPAGAGSQSVSGRLDLSGPNGTQLRAAIASVHRICPEFHPVQVLRRVGRSVLVSGTAGRNAVVAKCLVDKAESSVERFRHEIAAYRAFVRHRPPVRAPRLVAADPDECVLVIERMPGRVAALRRHLLDTPPRADLRAALGALCKLNLWQPPATAFTRPIDYPSRLARCHEQGLLTDRDLGDLQTLLHGAAQGHGSGGVAPWQFSHGDALLTNVLLAPTGPAFVDWEHAGWYLPGYDLATLWVVLGDAPMARRHISQLAQAQGAAARDAFLVNLMLVLTREIRTYETAIQRTMREPAPAAHPAGQERPGAMATGEQQRLLLRRLHDDCGLARRAVRAAVGTR; this is encoded by the coding sequence ATGCATCCAGCGACGTCCGCCGTGTCCGCACCGCACCGGCCGTTCCGCACACCGCCCTACGGTGGCGGGTCTCCCGCGATTCCCGTGGTTCCCACCGCGACGCCGGTGTCCGCCCCACGGGCCGGCGCCGTGCGGACGCGGCAGCCGGCCGGCGCCGGATCTCAATCCGTCAGCGGGAGGCTGGACTTGTCCGGCCCGAACGGTACGCAGCTGCGTGCGGCCATCGCCTCCGTCCACCGGATCTGCCCGGAGTTCCACCCGGTGCAGGTGCTGCGCCGGGTGGGCCGCTCGGTCCTGGTCTCGGGGACGGCGGGGCGCAACGCCGTCGTCGCCAAGTGCCTCGTGGACAAGGCGGAGTCGTCCGTCGAACGCTTCCGGCACGAAATAGCGGCCTACCGGGCCTTCGTACGCCACCGGCCCCCGGTGCGTGCGCCGAGGCTGGTGGCCGCGGACCCCGACGAGTGCGTGCTGGTGATCGAGCGCATGCCGGGCCGTGTGGCGGCGTTACGGCGGCACCTCCTCGACACCCCGCCGCGCGCCGATCTGCGCGCCGCCCTCGGCGCGCTGTGCAAGCTCAACCTGTGGCAGCCGCCGGCGACCGCCTTCACCCGTCCGATCGACTACCCGTCGCGGCTCGCCCGCTGCCACGAGCAGGGCCTGCTGACGGACCGTGACCTCGGGGACCTGCAGACGCTGCTGCACGGCGCCGCGCAGGGGCACGGCAGTGGCGGAGTTGCACCATGGCAGTTCTCCCACGGGGACGCCCTGCTCACGAACGTGCTGCTCGCCCCGACGGGCCCCGCCTTCGTCGACTGGGAGCACGCGGGCTGGTATCTGCCGGGGTACGACCTGGCGACGCTGTGGGTGGTGCTCGGTGACGCACCGATGGCCCGCCGCCACATCAGCCAGCTCGCCCAGGCGCAGGGCGCGGCCGCGCGGGACGCCTTCCTGGTGAATCTGATGCTCGTGCTGACGCGCGAGATCCGTACCTACGAGACGGCCATCCAGCGCACCATGCGCGAGCCTGCTCCGGCCGCTCACCCGGCGGGGCAGGAACGCCCGGGCGCCATGGCCACCGGCGAGCAGCAGCGACTGCTGCTGCGCCGGCTGCACGACGACTGCGGCCTCGCGAGGCGCGCGGTGCGTGCCGCCGTGGGCACCCGGTAG